A stretch of Ferribacterium limneticum DNA encodes these proteins:
- the gmk gene encoding guanylate kinase — MAGNLFVVAAPSGAGKTTLVRMLLDQESSVHLSISYTTRDPRSGEQNGREYHFVEATEFHAMIARQEFLEWAEVHGNFYGTSKKWIADQLAAGRDVLLEIDWQGAQQVRALFPQAIGVFILPPSMEELTRRLTGRGTDSADVIARRLAAAQAEMRHVGEFDYVIINDQLAQALDDLRAVVRASSLSFGAQRARHAALFERMI, encoded by the coding sequence ATGGCCGGAAATCTCTTTGTCGTCGCAGCCCCGTCCGGGGCGGGCAAGACCACGCTGGTCCGCATGCTGCTGGACCAGGAATCGAGTGTGCATCTTTCCATTTCCTATACGACGCGGGACCCGCGGTCGGGTGAGCAGAACGGGCGCGAATACCACTTCGTCGAGGCCACGGAGTTTCACGCCATGATTGCCCGCCAGGAATTTCTTGAATGGGCCGAGGTGCACGGCAATTTCTACGGGACATCGAAGAAATGGATTGCTGACCAGTTGGCCGCCGGCCGCGATGTGTTGCTGGAAATCGACTGGCAAGGTGCGCAGCAGGTTCGTGCCCTGTTTCCACAGGCGATCGGGGTTTTCATCCTGCCACCTTCGATGGAGGAACTGACCCGTCGTCTGACCGGCCGCGGGACCGACAGCGCCGATGTGATCGCCCGCCGCCTTGCCGCAGCGCAGGCGGAAATGCGCCATGTCGGGGAATTTGACTATGTTATTATTAACGACCAGTTAGCACAGGCGCTGGATGATTTGCGTGCTGTTGTACGTGCATCCAGCCTGAGCTTTGGGGCGCAACGTGCACGCCACGCCGCCCTGTTTGAAAGAATGATCTGA
- a CDS encoding response regulator: protein MQLASRFSSLSATALTQRFVLGWLIVVLSVVALVAYFMHASFEQQRQRSQLEVENLSMLLERDVAANLEKVDLVLRAAIDEYAGLAEKGAVDAAAVDRFLARQRDRLKPLVALRIANAAGEVILGTDGGTGSRTIIDDRDYFKQLRADPAAGLLISQPIQGRISGKWAIVLARRLPDIGGKFSGIALASVGLEHFAQQFTALQMGSRGSVAMRGGDLALLARVPWNAAVADYGSTKISEDFRASLEANPQVGVYVSGATSIDGVRRLHAYRFNPGYHFFINVGVPEDSYLAPWRHQLYGVLALLALFLVLSGGTVYLLYGYASRLGERERMLRTIFDTSDGAIFLVDPAGRIVLANERMSAMWGTPLDDLLGSEYVSLIHPEERDVGREKMLKLMASEIPFVRLEREYVRRDGTVFWGFLCGRRLLDEQGALVGLVGLIADIDERKRNARELESYRQHLEELVQARTAELEAAKNVAESANRAKSTFLANMSHEIRTPMNAIIGFTHLLLRDGVTPKQADRLGKMMGSAEHLLSIINDVLDISKIESGKLVLESKPFRVVDVVERLVGLCAERAQAKGLPFRTMVDALPPVLLGDCTRLSQALLNYVGNAIKFTEAGTITLRASVLEEDEHALLARFEVQDTGIGIDGDVLSRLFHPFEQADNSTTRKYGGTGLGLAITQRLAELMGGQAGVESKPGAGSTFWLTARFGKVAAADNSGLAVPSRGEAGAGASSSLSARILLVEDDLLNQEVAAQLIGEMTGMPVDLAENAEQAIAQVQRTAYDLILMDLLMPGIDGLEATQRIRALPGGATVPIVALTANAFAEDRARCLAAGMNDHLAKPLDPARLQAVLEYWLVPGTLK from the coding sequence ATGCAGCTGGCCAGCCGGTTTTCGTCACTCTCCGCCACGGCGCTGACCCAGCGGTTTGTGCTCGGCTGGCTGATTGTTGTCTTGTCGGTCGTGGCGCTGGTTGCTTACTTCATGCATGCCAGTTTCGAGCAGCAACGGCAGCGCTCGCAGCTTGAAGTCGAGAATCTGTCGATGCTGCTGGAACGCGATGTCGCCGCCAATCTGGAAAAAGTTGATCTTGTTTTGCGGGCCGCCATTGATGAGTATGCGGGGCTGGCTGAAAAAGGTGCAGTCGACGCGGCTGCCGTGGATCGCTTTCTGGCTCGCCAGCGTGATCGCCTCAAGCCCCTGGTGGCGCTTCGCATTGCCAACGCCGCGGGAGAGGTCATCCTGGGTACCGATGGCGGAACGGGCTCGAGAACCATCATCGATGACCGTGACTATTTCAAGCAACTGCGGGCCGATCCGGCGGCCGGGCTGCTGATTTCGCAGCCTATCCAGGGGCGGATCAGCGGCAAGTGGGCGATCGTTCTGGCGCGCCGTCTGCCCGATATCGGCGGCAAGTTTTCCGGAATTGCCCTGGCCAGTGTCGGACTGGAGCATTTTGCCCAGCAATTCACTGCGCTCCAGATGGGGTCGCGTGGGTCGGTTGCCATGCGTGGGGGCGATCTTGCCTTGCTGGCCCGGGTGCCCTGGAACGCTGCCGTCGCCGACTATGGTTCGACGAAAATCTCGGAAGATTTTCGTGCTTCCCTGGAGGCCAATCCGCAGGTTGGTGTCTATGTTTCCGGTGCAACCAGTATCGATGGCGTACGTCGCCTGCATGCCTATCGTTTCAATCCGGGCTACCACTTTTTCATCAACGTTGGCGTGCCTGAAGATTCTTACCTCGCCCCCTGGCGGCACCAGTTGTACGGGGTGCTGGCACTGCTAGCCCTGTTCCTGGTGCTCAGTGGCGGCACTGTCTATCTGCTGTACGGCTATGCCAGCCGGCTCGGTGAGCGCGAGCGCATGCTGCGGACTATTTTCGATACGTCGGACGGGGCAATTTTTCTGGTCGATCCGGCCGGCAGGATCGTGCTGGCCAATGAGCGGATGTCGGCCATGTGGGGGACGCCGCTCGATGACTTGCTTGGCAGCGAATACGTCTCGCTGATCCATCCTGAGGAGAGGGACGTCGGGCGCGAGAAGATGCTCAAGCTGATGGCCAGTGAGATTCCCTTTGTCCGTCTGGAGCGGGAGTATGTCAGGCGCGACGGTACGGTTTTCTGGGGCTTCCTGTGCGGCCGTCGCCTGCTTGACGAGCAGGGGGCGTTAGTCGGGCTGGTTGGCTTGATTGCCGATATTGACGAGCGGAAGCGCAATGCCCGGGAACTGGAAAGCTATCGTCAGCATCTTGAGGAACTGGTGCAGGCGCGTACTGCTGAACTGGAAGCGGCCAAGAATGTAGCCGAGTCGGCAAACCGGGCCAAGAGCACCTTCCTGGCCAACATGAGCCATGAGATACGGACGCCGATGAATGCCATCATCGGTTTTACCCACCTACTTCTGCGTGACGGCGTGACCCCAAAGCAGGCCGATCGCCTGGGCAAGATGATGGGGTCGGCCGAGCACTTGCTGTCGATCATCAACGACGTGCTCGATATCTCGAAAATTGAATCGGGCAAGCTGGTGCTGGAGTCCAAGCCTTTCCGCGTCGTCGACGTGGTCGAGCGACTGGTCGGCCTGTGCGCCGAGCGCGCGCAGGCCAAGGGGCTGCCCTTCCGGACCATGGTCGATGCCCTGCCACCGGTACTTCTCGGCGATTGCACAAGGCTGAGCCAGGCCTTGTTGAATTACGTCGGCAATGCCATCAAATTCACCGAAGCCGGCACGATCACGCTCCGCGCCTCGGTGCTGGAAGAGGATGAGCATGCGTTGCTGGCCCGCTTCGAGGTTCAGGACACGGGTATCGGGATCGATGGAGACGTGCTGTCGAGACTGTTCCATCCCTTTGAGCAGGCTGATAATTCGACCACCCGCAAATACGGTGGCACCGGACTTGGCCTGGCCATTACGCAGCGTCTGGCCGAACTGATGGGTGGGCAGGCCGGCGTGGAAAGCAAGCCGGGGGCGGGTAGCACCTTTTGGCTGACGGCGCGTTTCGGCAAGGTGGCTGCGGCAGATAACTCCGGCTTGGCCGTGCCGTCCCGGGGCGAGGCGGGTGCTGGCGCTTCATCGTCGTTGTCAGCACGCATCCTGCTGGTTGAAGATGATCTGCTGAATCAGGAGGTGGCCGCCCAACTCATCGGCGAGATGACTGGCATGCCGGTTGATCTGGCCGAGAATGCCGAACAGGCCATCGCCCAGGTGCAGCGCACCGCTTACGATCTGATCCTGATGGATCTGTTGATGCCCGGCATCGACGGTCTGGAAGCGACGCAACGCATCCGGGCCTTGCCGGGTGGCGCGACAGTTCCGATCGTCGCGCTGACTGCCAATGCCTTTGCCGAGGACAGGGCGCGTTGCCTGGCAGCCGGGATGAATGATCACCTCGCCAAGCCGCTTGATCCGGCGCGGCTGCAAGCCGTGCTCGAATACTGGCTGGTACCGGGAACGTTAAAATAA
- a CDS encoding YicC/YloC family endoribonuclease has product MICSMTGYAVKTRDIERGTLQLELKSVNSRYLDFHFRVTDELRSLEMPLRELLAARLSRGKVECRLSFNASAARADQLQLNAELLASLKQLSEQVLREMPGASPLSVNETLRWPGMFGDQSVDFAAFGPVVMALAREVLDEFTASRGREGDKLAAMIVERVNGMRDIVRRVAPRIPEAQALFTDKLRQRLTEALGNASDDRILQEVAVFATRIDVAEELSRLTTHLDEVERVLKQGGACGKRLDFLMQELNREANTLGSKSAITEVSQASMDLKLLIEQMREQIQNLE; this is encoded by the coding sequence ATGATCTGTAGTATGACTGGATATGCAGTTAAAACGCGCGATATTGAGCGCGGAACACTGCAACTTGAGCTTAAAAGCGTTAATTCCCGCTACCTCGATTTCCATTTCCGCGTTACTGATGAGTTGCGCTCGCTGGAAATGCCCTTGCGTGAATTGCTGGCCGCGAGATTATCACGCGGCAAAGTCGAATGCCGGCTCTCTTTCAATGCCTCGGCGGCCCGCGCCGATCAGTTGCAACTCAATGCCGAGCTTCTGGCGTCGCTGAAGCAGTTGAGCGAGCAAGTACTTCGCGAAATGCCCGGCGCCAGCCCGCTATCGGTCAACGAAACCCTGCGCTGGCCCGGCATGTTCGGTGACCAAAGCGTCGATTTCGCTGCTTTCGGTCCGGTTGTCATGGCGCTGGCTCGCGAAGTGCTTGATGAATTCACCGCCAGCCGTGGGCGTGAAGGCGACAAACTGGCGGCGATGATCGTCGAACGTGTCAACGGCATGCGCGACATCGTGCGTCGAGTGGCGCCCCGCATTCCCGAAGCGCAGGCCTTATTTACCGACAAGCTGCGCCAGCGTCTGACCGAGGCTTTGGGCAACGCCAGCGACGACCGCATCCTGCAGGAAGTGGCTGTCTTCGCGACCCGAATCGATGTCGCCGAAGAGCTTTCCCGGCTGACGACTCACCTCGACGAAGTCGAGCGGGTGCTGAAGCAGGGCGGTGCCTGTGGCAAGCGTCTCGATTTCCTGATGCAGGAACTCAACCGCGAAGCCAATACATTGGGTTCCAAGTCGGCAATCACCGAGGTTTCTCAGGCTTCGATGGACCTAAAACTGCTGATCGAACAGATGCGCGAGCAAATTCAGAATCTCGAATAA
- a CDS encoding serine/threonine protein kinase, with product MAQQANQALPNGHPLEEYIIDRQLSLGGFSIVYLATDPEGRQVAIKEYLPNSLALRSKGEIKPVITSEHLGAFRYGMKCFFEEGRALARLSHPNVIRVLNFFRANDTVYMVMEYEHGRTLQEFIQKHQGHISERFMRGVFTRMLNGLREVHSNKLLHLDLKPSNIYLRGDNTPVLIDFGAARQTLVTDQPILKPMYTPGFASPEHYGNRKDLGPWSDIYSVGASMYACLAGVAPQAADARMKKDTLPPAMMRWDGQYSDRLLEIIDWCLNLNHLYRPQSVFALQKALVETITPPRPKANPNWLGRFVEKLRKPI from the coding sequence ATGGCGCAACAAGCCAATCAGGCCCTACCTAACGGCCACCCGCTCGAAGAATACATCATCGACCGCCAGCTCTCGCTTGGTGGCTTTTCGATTGTGTATCTCGCCACGGATCCCGAGGGCCGCCAGGTCGCAATCAAGGAATATCTGCCCAATAGCCTCGCCCTGCGCAGCAAGGGTGAAATCAAGCCGGTCATCACCTCTGAGCACCTCGGCGCCTTCCGCTACGGCATGAAGTGCTTCTTCGAGGAAGGCCGCGCGCTGGCCCGTCTGTCCCACCCCAACGTGATCCGCGTGCTGAATTTCTTCCGCGCCAACGACACTGTCTATATGGTGATGGAGTACGAACACGGCCGGACGCTGCAGGAATTCATCCAGAAGCATCAGGGTCACATCTCCGAACGCTTCATGCGCGGCGTGTTCACCCGCATGCTGAACGGCTTGCGCGAAGTCCATTCGAACAAGTTGCTGCATCTCGACCTGAAGCCATCGAACATCTATCTGCGGGGTGACAACACGCCGGTCCTGATCGACTTCGGTGCCGCCCGCCAGACCCTGGTCACCGATCAGCCCATCCTCAAACCGATGTACACACCGGGCTTCGCTTCACCGGAACATTACGGCAACCGCAAGGATCTCGGGCCGTGGAGCGACATCTACAGTGTCGGCGCCTCGATGTATGCCTGCCTGGCCGGTGTTGCACCGCAGGCGGCCGATGCCCGCATGAAAAAAGACACGCTCCCCCCGGCCATGATGCGCTGGGATGGCCAGTACTCTGATCGCCTGCTCGAGATCATCGACTGGTGCCTCAACCTGAACCACCTTTACCGTCCGCAAAGCGTCTTTGCCCTGCAGAAGGCGCTCGTCGAAACCATCACGCCGCCCCGGCCGAAGGCTAATCCGAACTGGCTTGGTCGCTTCGTCGAAAAACTCAGGAAGCCGATTTAA